From Myxococcales bacterium, a single genomic window includes:
- a CDS encoding SUMF1/EgtB/PvdO family nonheme iron enzyme translates to MVRVEGEYCPAVIQDCIVHHPEYNSGKGDKNVSERCLEYKSPSKCFSKERKHLSFCVDRYEWPNKAGEMPRVLTSWLEARALCEKANKRLCTEDEFNFACEGPDLLPYVYGFVRDAAKCNIDKPYVQPDQSRQLPTYDKCADNEFCSSEMKRLDQRHAIGSRLTCLSWAGVVDLNGNVNEWVEIPGEKHPNRSGLKGGWWGPVRSRCRPTVTFHKEFDYGYEAGFRCCTEAAGTPGDGG, encoded by the coding sequence ATGGTCCGCGTCGAGGGCGAGTATTGCCCAGCCGTGATCCAAGACTGCATCGTCCACCACCCCGAGTACAACTCTGGAAAGGGCGACAAGAACGTCTCGGAGCGTTGCCTCGAATACAAGAGCCCGTCCAAGTGCTTTTCCAAGGAGCGCAAGCACCTGTCGTTCTGCGTGGACCGCTACGAGTGGCCCAACAAGGCCGGTGAAATGCCGCGGGTTCTGACTTCTTGGCTCGAGGCCAGAGCCCTGTGCGAGAAGGCCAACAAACGCCTGTGCACTGAAGACGAGTTCAACTTCGCGTGCGAAGGGCCGGACCTCTTGCCTTACGTCTACGGCTTCGTCCGCGACGCGGCGAAGTGCAACATCGACAAACCCTACGTCCAGCCGGATCAGTCCCGCCAGCTCCCGACCTACGACAAGTGCGCAGACAACGAGTTTTGCAGCTCCGAGATGAAGCGTTTGGATCAGCGCCACGCCATCGGCTCGCGCCTCACCTGTCTCTCCTGGGCGGGCGTCGTGGATCTGAACGGGAACGTGAACGAGTGGGTCGAAATACCGGGCGAGAAACATCCCAATCGCAGCGGATTGAAGGGCGGCTGGTGGGGGCCGGTTCGCAGCCGGTGCCGACCTACCGTGACGTTCCACAAGGAGTTCGACTACGGCTACGAGGCCGGCTTTCGCTGCTGCACCGAAGCTGCGGGCACCCCCGGCGACGGCGGCTGA
- a CDS encoding c-type cytochrome, protein MTRFLSLSLVCFLGFGAPGCKKPQSGPSPEGSASPRASTSAEVTPASAVKAAFLPGDAERGKLLAEKFECSRCHDGTKLAGSPLEKHCVTCHQEIWTDKFKAPPDKLAKWKKTVVHYLNAPNLESAAEHLDPAFIQAFLLKPHKIRPNMVSSMPRLRITAQEAADVAAYLTHSGKPATDPVSGNAELGRTLVENRACGTCHQFSGVPELPVKPTLTTPWQKGNDAIELAPDLRYTRDRMSFTKLTRWLLDPAQVKPGTLMPKLGFTEAEAKDVAAYLLSAKLEPVARKPVPARLPVLERKVTFEEVEKVVLLKTCRHCHTNPDIARGDGGPGMTGGFGFVPRKLDFSTYESTNGGLLDLKGERMSVFTKTKDGTPLLVASLIARQKEESGDIDPEARGMPLGLPALSAEAVQLVESWVAQGRPQ, encoded by the coding sequence ATGACCCGCTTCCTGTCGCTCTCGCTCGTTTGCTTTTTGGGGTTTGGTGCACCGGGCTGCAAGAAGCCCCAGAGTGGCCCGAGCCCGGAGGGGTCAGCCAGTCCGCGCGCTTCGACCTCCGCCGAGGTCACACCTGCCAGCGCCGTGAAGGCGGCGTTCCTGCCCGGCGATGCCGAGCGCGGCAAGCTGCTCGCCGAGAAGTTCGAGTGCAGCCGCTGCCACGATGGCACGAAGCTCGCGGGGTCTCCGCTGGAGAAGCACTGCGTGACCTGTCATCAGGAGATCTGGACCGACAAGTTCAAAGCCCCTCCGGACAAACTCGCCAAGTGGAAGAAGACGGTGGTTCACTACCTGAACGCGCCGAACCTCGAGAGCGCAGCCGAGCACCTCGATCCCGCGTTCATCCAGGCGTTCCTCCTGAAGCCCCACAAAATCAGGCCGAACATGGTCTCGAGCATGCCGCGGCTGAGGATCACCGCGCAAGAGGCCGCGGACGTGGCTGCTTACCTGACTCACAGCGGAAAACCAGCAACGGATCCGGTGAGTGGGAACGCGGAGCTGGGGCGCACCCTGGTCGAGAACCGCGCGTGCGGGACCTGTCATCAATTCTCCGGCGTCCCCGAGCTGCCAGTGAAGCCGACGCTCACCACACCCTGGCAAAAAGGCAACGACGCCATCGAGCTCGCCCCCGACCTTCGCTACACGCGGGACCGGATGTCGTTCACCAAGCTCACTCGCTGGCTGCTCGACCCGGCACAGGTCAAGCCGGGCACGCTGATGCCGAAGCTGGGCTTCACTGAGGCGGAGGCTAAGGACGTCGCGGCCTACCTGCTCAGTGCCAAGCTCGAGCCGGTCGCCAGGAAACCCGTGCCAGCGCGCCTGCCCGTGCTCGAGCGGAAGGTGACGTTCGAGGAGGTCGAGAAGGTCGTCTTGCTCAAGACCTGCCGCCACTGCCACACGAATCCCGACATCGCCCGGGGCGACGGGGGCCCGGGAATGACCGGCGGTTTTGGCTTCGTGCCGCGCAAGCTGGATTTCTCGACCTACGAGAGCACCAACGGGGGGCTCCTGGATCTGAAGGGCGAACGCATGAGTGTCTTCACGAAGACCAAGGACGGCACGCCGCTCCTCGTGGCGTCACTGATTGCTCGCCAGAAGGAGGAGAGCGGAGATATCGACCCCGAGGCGCGCGGCATGCCGCTCGGTTTGCCGGCGCTGTCCGCCGAAGCGGTTCAGCTGGTCGAGAGCTGGGTTGCCCAAGGGCGTCCGCAGTAA
- a CDS encoding SUMF1/EgtB/PvdO family nonheme iron enzyme, with protein sequence MRAATLLLTAGLGGFIACATIPPREPETDPADLVGPGAPTSAPDASVTSLADASVTSEGGAVTDAGQSADGGGASSPTAADTDACPAGMKLVSGDYCTDVDYKCEKSWYAKWNKKTVCERFEDKSVCVGQKVKKRYCVDTYEWPNVKGERPEVMNRFHQAQLKCAAVGKRMCTESEWNFACEGPSTKPFPQGYTRDSSQCNGDHKWDNPDMKKVAQRDPKELARLWKGVKSGSQPDCISDFGVADMPGNADEVVASEHHNQSDFRGKYDSVHTGGPWYEGVRNQCRPKVYTHDEGFYYYFLSFRCCAEADGKATDPRTPRQIKERWSIEKVEKLAGWTVAEVKEKLELKKQGKCSCAAKDTNCKTLCGTLLGPNAKDAVVGEKRGEFGSNANDKSGAADGTPKPAPKKK encoded by the coding sequence ATGCGCGCCGCTACGCTGCTCCTCACCGCCGGCCTGGGTGGCTTCATCGCCTGCGCCACCATCCCTCCGCGCGAGCCCGAGACCGACCCGGCCGACCTCGTTGGCCCCGGCGCACCTACATCGGCGCCCGACGCGAGTGTTACGTCACTCGCGGACGCGAGTGTTACGTCAGAAGGCGGCGCGGTTACGGACGCGGGGCAGTCTGCGGACGGGGGTGGGGCCAGCTCTCCCACAGCCGCCGACACTGATGCCTGCCCCGCCGGCATGAAGCTCGTCAGCGGCGATTACTGCACGGACGTCGACTACAAGTGTGAGAAGAGCTGGTACGCGAAGTGGAATAAGAAGACCGTCTGCGAGCGCTTCGAAGACAAGAGCGTGTGTGTCGGGCAGAAGGTCAAGAAGCGGTATTGCGTCGACACCTATGAGTGGCCGAACGTAAAGGGCGAGCGCCCGGAGGTGATGAACCGTTTCCACCAGGCCCAGCTCAAGTGCGCGGCGGTGGGCAAACGCATGTGCACCGAGTCGGAGTGGAACTTCGCCTGTGAAGGGCCGAGCACCAAGCCTTTCCCCCAGGGGTACACGCGCGACTCGTCTCAGTGCAACGGGGACCACAAGTGGGACAACCCCGACATGAAGAAGGTCGCGCAGCGCGACCCGAAAGAGTTGGCGCGACTCTGGAAGGGCGTGAAGAGCGGCAGCCAACCCGACTGTATCAGTGACTTCGGTGTGGCAGACATGCCCGGCAATGCGGACGAAGTGGTCGCCAGTGAGCACCACAACCAGAGCGACTTTCGGGGAAAGTACGACAGTGTGCACACCGGTGGGCCCTGGTACGAAGGTGTCAGAAACCAGTGCCGCCCAAAGGTCTACACCCACGACGAGGGGTTCTATTACTACTTCCTGAGCTTCCGCTGCTGCGCCGAGGCCGACGGGAAGGCCACCGACCCGCGCACGCCGCGCCAAATCAAGGAACGCTGGTCGATCGAGAAGGTGGAGAAACTGGCCGGCTGGACCGTGGCCGAAGTGAAGGAGAAACTCGAGCTGAAGAAGCAGGGGAAATGCAGCTGCGCGGCGAAGGACACCAACTGCAAGACCCTGTGCGGGACTCTCCTCGGCCCGAACGCGAAGGATGCGGTCGTCGGGGAGAAGCGCGGGGAATTCGGCAGCAATGCCAACGACAAGTCCGGGGCGGCCGACGGCACGCCCAAGCCGGCACCCAAGAAGAAGTAG
- a CDS encoding asparaginase, translated as MPTTSPGRPTARPSRHPRRSSGASVKQSENSRFEGLFRVAVLTTGGTIEKTYDETDGSLRNVRSVLDRLIDELRLPELRVTHVPVMNKDSLDMTAANRDEILSAVRDAVAGHDGILVIHGTDTLAETGAHLTDHLPELSLPVVLTGAMRPFEFRDSDALQNVTESLLAARLLPPGVFVVMHGRALAFPGVEKSRTRRTFVRK; from the coding sequence ATGCCAACGACAAGTCCGGGGCGGCCGACGGCACGCCCAAGCCGGCACCCAAGAAGAAGTAGTGGAGCTTCAGTGAAGCAGTCCGAAAACTCACGCTTCGAGGGCCTCTTTCGCGTCGCCGTGCTGACGACCGGCGGGACGATCGAAAAGACTTACGACGAGACCGACGGCTCGCTCCGCAACGTACGTTCGGTCCTCGACCGCCTGATCGATGAGCTGCGACTTCCCGAGCTGCGGGTCACGCACGTGCCGGTGATGAACAAGGATTCGCTGGACATGACCGCCGCGAATCGGGACGAGATCCTGAGCGCGGTGCGCGACGCCGTCGCCGGTCACGATGGGATCCTCGTCATCCACGGGACGGACACCCTCGCCGAAACCGGAGCGCACTTGACGGACCACCTGCCCGAGCTCTCGCTGCCGGTCGTGCTCACCGGGGCCATGCGCCCGTTCGAGTTTCGAGACTCCGACGCGCTCCAGAACGTCACCGAGTCACTGCTCGCGGCGCGGCTTCTGCCGCCCGGCGTCTTTGTCGTGATGCATGGACGGGCGCTCGCCTTTCCCGGAGTCGAGAAGAGTCGGACGCGCCGCACCTTCGTGCGCAAGTAG
- a CDS encoding PAS domain S-box protein, giving the protein MQDPRIASAVIRAAEIAGLGVVVIVPGDAGESSVFVSERAAEIMGYPPADAGGSGSVELRRHVSRLHEDWLERSRSQNKWEAVLEQRAGTRVPVEIAFSSLDLDGRTAAVTFISELSKRHRTEAELEQSEARFRELIETAPDGVGIIQDGRFVYANARAAAIFGFDSVKDLTERTLDQLFEAGDVALMGQRIRKMLTDGTRFPPYVYTCIRGNGGRVRVEVTSIPTRHAGRPAVLGFARDVTDRTRMEAQLAQADRLIALGTLAAGVAHEINNPLTFFYLRLDALERWLDRLPAELRQEAVAQLVELRGGADRVTRIVRDLRTFSRSADQPRAAVDLREVFAFVERITVSEHKHRAALSIDCENVPAVRGESGRLEQVFLNLVLNALQAMPEGGPGDKTVLVRARPDGDGVLVEVADNGPGMPPEVAERVFDPFFTTKPVGIGTGLGLSICHGIISQLGGEISVESSPGVGTTFRVRLPASAPGESQADARRRVLILEDDAEEAASLCAMLSERYDVIAVGDRAAAETALTDGAAVDVILCDLMREDLASVELYQCIAAERPELCRRFVFLTGGVLTERAARFLAEVSSPRVVKPFSASTLSHALEEAQR; this is encoded by the coding sequence ATGCAGGATCCGCGTATCGCGAGCGCCGTCATCCGTGCGGCAGAGATCGCGGGCCTCGGCGTGGTGGTGATCGTGCCAGGCGACGCCGGCGAGTCGAGTGTGTTCGTGAGCGAGCGCGCCGCCGAGATCATGGGTTACCCGCCGGCCGATGCGGGCGGCAGCGGGAGCGTGGAGCTCAGACGACACGTTTCTCGTTTGCACGAGGACTGGCTGGAGCGCAGTCGCAGCCAGAACAAGTGGGAGGCGGTGCTCGAACAGAGAGCTGGCACGCGAGTGCCGGTCGAGATCGCATTCAGCTCGCTGGACCTGGACGGACGGACCGCCGCCGTCACCTTCATCTCCGAGCTCAGCAAGCGGCATCGCACCGAAGCGGAGCTGGAACAATCCGAGGCTCGCTTTCGAGAGTTGATCGAGACCGCGCCCGACGGGGTGGGCATCATTCAAGATGGACGTTTTGTCTACGCGAACGCTCGAGCCGCGGCCATCTTCGGCTTCGACTCCGTCAAAGACCTGACTGAGCGTACGCTCGATCAGCTATTCGAAGCCGGGGACGTCGCGCTGATGGGTCAGCGCATTCGCAAGATGCTCACCGACGGCACGCGCTTCCCGCCGTACGTATACACTTGCATCAGGGGCAACGGCGGACGGGTCAGGGTGGAGGTCACGTCCATCCCCACTCGGCACGCGGGACGTCCGGCCGTGCTGGGGTTCGCCCGCGACGTGACCGATCGCACGCGCATGGAAGCCCAGCTAGCTCAGGCGGATCGGCTGATCGCGCTCGGAACGCTGGCCGCCGGCGTGGCGCACGAGATCAACAACCCGCTGACCTTCTTCTACCTACGACTGGACGCGCTGGAGCGCTGGCTCGACCGACTACCGGCTGAGCTGAGGCAGGAGGCTGTGGCACAGCTGGTGGAGCTCCGGGGCGGAGCCGATCGCGTCACGCGCATCGTGCGCGACCTCAGGACCTTTTCGCGTTCGGCGGACCAGCCGCGCGCCGCAGTGGACCTGCGGGAGGTTTTCGCCTTCGTCGAGCGGATCACCGTCTCGGAGCACAAACACCGCGCCGCTCTCAGCATCGATTGCGAGAATGTGCCGGCGGTGCGGGGCGAGAGCGGACGTCTCGAGCAGGTGTTCTTGAATCTCGTGCTCAACGCACTGCAGGCGATGCCGGAAGGCGGACCGGGCGATAAGACGGTCTTGGTCCGCGCACGCCCGGATGGCGACGGAGTGTTGGTGGAGGTCGCCGACAACGGGCCAGGCATGCCGCCCGAGGTCGCGGAGCGCGTCTTCGATCCGTTCTTCACGACCAAACCAGTCGGCATCGGCACGGGGCTCGGTCTCTCGATCTGCCACGGCATCATCAGCCAGCTCGGCGGAGAAATCAGCGTGGAGTCGTCACCCGGCGTCGGGACGACGTTCCGCGTCCGCCTGCCCGCGTCCGCTCCAGGCGAGTCCCAGGCCGACGCGCGACGCCGAGTCCTCATCCTGGAGGATGACGCGGAAGAGGCGGCGTCGTTGTGCGCCATGTTATCGGAGCGGTACGACGTGATCGCAGTCGGGGATCGGGCGGCGGCCGAAACCGCACTGACCGACGGCGCGGCGGTCGACGTGATCTTGTGTGATTTGATGCGCGAGGATCTGGCCAGCGTCGAGCTCTACCAGTGCATCGCCGCGGAGCGCCCCGAGCTGTGTCGACGTTTCGTCTTCCTCACGGGCGGGGTCCTGACCGAGCGGGCGGCACGTTTCCTGGCGGAGGTCAGCTCCCCTCGGGTGGTGAAACCCTTCAGTGCCTCGACACTCTCCCACGCCCTGGAAGAAGCCCAGCGCTGA
- a CDS encoding acyl-CoA dehydrogenase family protein, giving the protein MVDTSVSFMRSLCMGNIEEQVLIPYPSMAAEQKETLHGVIESVGRLLGSHTEDFRKWDRAGEMPSEFVEELRQFGLFGLVIPEEFGGLGFKSAAYARTLQEIAKHDASVAVTIGAHSSIGMRGLLLFGTDEQKARFLPKLATGEMIAAFCLTEAGAGSDAGALKTRAERDGDDWVLNGNKLWITNGGMAQFFTVFARTGDLGGKPHITAFIVTKDMPGVSIGPHEDKMGLRASSTTTVNFDNVRVPATNMLGEENKGFKVAMAILNNGRTGLGGGAIGAIKRLIEQSTKYANERTTFGKPISEYGMIKLKVGQMVVDCYATEAVVDTVAALIDNGYDDYAVEAAISKVFASEALWHSADEALQIAGGNGYMCEYPYERMLRDARINRIFEGTNEILRLFIALTAMNDVGSQLKELSSSVRGIFDDPIKGFGVMRQYALKQASLVTGIRRARSRFTLVSPELHEATTAFEELTRHLAAAVDRILRKHGRNIIGKQLASRRLANIMIDMFVLACVIARVNASLASLGPEKAQNEVDILKVFSGQVQRRVKHAFGLIDINDDELIKGVAEHAFKAEKFSWDNI; this is encoded by the coding sequence ATGGTCGATACCAGCGTCAGCTTCATGCGGTCCTTGTGTATGGGCAACATCGAAGAGCAGGTTCTGATTCCCTATCCGAGCATGGCGGCGGAGCAGAAGGAGACCCTGCACGGCGTCATCGAGTCCGTCGGTCGATTGCTCGGGTCTCACACCGAAGACTTTCGCAAGTGGGACCGCGCCGGAGAGATGCCGAGCGAGTTCGTGGAAGAGCTGAGGCAGTTCGGGCTCTTCGGTCTGGTGATCCCCGAGGAGTTCGGTGGGCTCGGGTTCAAGAGCGCGGCTTATGCGCGCACGCTGCAAGAGATTGCCAAGCACGATGCGTCCGTTGCCGTGACGATCGGCGCCCACAGCTCCATCGGCATGCGCGGGCTCTTGCTGTTCGGAACGGACGAACAGAAGGCTCGCTTTCTACCCAAGCTCGCCACCGGCGAGATGATCGCGGCGTTTTGCCTGACCGAGGCTGGCGCCGGTTCGGACGCCGGCGCGCTGAAGACGCGGGCCGAACGTGACGGCGACGACTGGGTTCTGAACGGCAACAAACTCTGGATCACGAACGGAGGAATGGCGCAGTTCTTCACGGTCTTCGCCCGCACGGGTGATCTGGGGGGCAAACCGCACATCACCGCCTTCATCGTGACCAAGGACATGCCCGGCGTCAGCATCGGCCCCCACGAGGACAAGATGGGGCTCCGCGCCAGCTCGACCACCACCGTCAATTTCGACAACGTGCGTGTGCCCGCGACGAACATGCTGGGCGAGGAGAACAAGGGCTTCAAGGTGGCGATGGCCATCTTGAACAACGGCCGAACGGGGCTCGGAGGAGGCGCCATCGGCGCGATCAAACGCCTGATCGAACAGTCGACGAAGTACGCCAACGAGCGCACGACCTTCGGCAAACCCATCAGCGAGTACGGGATGATCAAGCTGAAGGTCGGCCAGATGGTCGTCGACTGTTACGCCACCGAGGCAGTGGTCGATACGGTGGCGGCCCTGATTGACAACGGCTACGACGACTATGCGGTGGAGGCGGCCATCAGCAAGGTGTTTGCCAGCGAAGCTCTCTGGCATTCGGCCGACGAGGCGCTGCAAATTGCAGGTGGAAACGGCTACATGTGCGAGTACCCATACGAACGCATGTTGCGAGACGCGCGCATCAACCGCATCTTCGAGGGCACCAACGAGATCCTTCGCCTGTTCATCGCGCTGACCGCCATGAACGACGTCGGCAGTCAGCTAAAGGAACTCTCCTCCAGCGTCCGCGGTATCTTCGACGACCCGATCAAGGGTTTCGGTGTGATGCGCCAGTACGCGCTGAAGCAGGCCAGTCTCGTCACCGGGATCCGGCGCGCCCGCAGTCGCTTCACCCTCGTCAGCCCGGAGTTGCACGAAGCGACCACGGCGTTCGAGGAGCTCACCCGGCATCTTGCTGCGGCGGTCGACCGTATCTTGCGCAAACACGGGCGCAACATCATCGGCAAACAGCTGGCCTCGCGGCGGCTGGCAAACATCATGATCGACATGTTCGTGCTCGCGTGTGTCATCGCGCGTGTGAACGCATCACTCGCGAGTCTTGGCCCCGAGAAGGCGCAGAACGAGGTGGACATCCTGAAGGTCTTCTCCGGGCAGGTGCAGCGTCGCGTCAAACACGCCTTCGGGTTGATTGACATCAACGACGACGAGCTGATCAAGGGCGTCGCGGAGCACGCCTTCAAGGCCGAAAAGTTCAGCTGGGACAACATCTAA